A window from Mesorhizobium sp. WSM2240 encodes these proteins:
- a CDS encoding ABC transporter substrate-binding protein, whose amino-acid sequence MSNELDFLSRHVVAGRLSRRDFLGRAAALGVTATFANSLLAGAARAQSPVRGGTLKAGLVGGESTNSLDPASFLTQVPFLFGKCWGEYLLGTNPDGTLRHCIAEEYGASDDAKVWTFKIRQGMEFHNAKTVTAEDVVATLERHSNEDSKSGALGIMRGIESMKASGNEVIVTLKEPNADLPYLMTDYHLIIQPNGGKDNPAEGVSAGPYKVVVDEPGVRHGGERFANYWDADTMGFADQVEVIVVNDSTARTSALQGGQVHMINRVEPKIVELVKRIAGVKIENTKGPAHYVFVAHCNTAPFDNNDLRMALKLAMDRQEMLDKILLGYGSVGNDFPINSAYPLFPEGIEQRTFDPDKAKFHYQKSGHDGPILLRTSDAAFPGAVDAAQLYQQSCAKAGIQIEIKREPADGYWTEVWNKQPFCTSYWGGRPTQDSMYSTAYTSDADWNDTRFFNEKFDKMVIAARAELDETKRKQMYRDMALIVRDEGGLILPMFNDLIDAVSDKVGGFVTGKTHELSDGYALAKCWLNA is encoded by the coding sequence ATGTCTAACGAACTCGATTTCCTGAGCCGTCACGTTGTCGCCGGTCGGCTGAGCCGGCGCGATTTCCTCGGTCGCGCCGCAGCCCTCGGCGTCACCGCGACCTTCGCCAATTCGCTGCTCGCCGGCGCGGCGCGCGCGCAAAGCCCTGTCAGGGGCGGCACATTGAAGGCCGGTCTGGTTGGCGGTGAGTCCACCAACAGTCTCGACCCGGCGAGTTTCCTCACTCAAGTGCCGTTCCTGTTCGGCAAGTGTTGGGGCGAATACCTGCTCGGCACCAATCCCGATGGCACCCTCAGGCACTGCATCGCCGAAGAATACGGCGCGTCCGACGACGCCAAGGTCTGGACCTTCAAGATCCGCCAGGGGATGGAGTTTCACAACGCCAAGACCGTCACCGCGGAAGACGTCGTGGCGACGCTGGAGCGCCACTCCAACGAGGACTCCAAGTCCGGCGCGCTCGGCATCATGCGCGGCATCGAATCCATGAAGGCAAGCGGCAACGAGGTGATCGTGACGCTCAAGGAGCCGAACGCCGACCTGCCCTATTTGATGACCGATTATCACCTGATCATCCAGCCGAACGGGGGCAAGGACAATCCGGCCGAAGGCGTCAGCGCCGGCCCCTACAAGGTGGTCGTCGACGAGCCGGGCGTGCGCCATGGCGGCGAGCGTTTCGCCAATTACTGGGACGCAGACACAATGGGCTTCGCCGACCAGGTGGAAGTCATCGTCGTCAACGACTCAACGGCCCGCACCTCCGCGCTGCAGGGCGGCCAGGTCCACATGATCAACCGCGTCGAGCCCAAGATCGTCGAACTGGTCAAGCGCATTGCGGGTGTCAAGATCGAAAACACCAAAGGACCGGCGCACTATGTCTTCGTCGCCCATTGCAACACCGCGCCGTTCGACAACAACGACCTGCGCATGGCTTTGAAGCTGGCGATGGACCGGCAGGAGATGCTCGACAAGATCCTGCTCGGCTACGGCTCCGTCGGTAACGATTTCCCGATCAATTCCGCCTATCCGCTCTTCCCAGAGGGCATTGAACAGCGCACTTTTGATCCCGACAAGGCCAAGTTCCACTACCAGAAGTCGGGCCATGACGGGCCGATCCTGCTTCGCACTTCGGATGCCGCCTTCCCCGGCGCGGTTGATGCCGCCCAGCTTTACCAGCAGAGCTGCGCCAAGGCCGGCATCCAGATCGAGATCAAGCGCGAACCGGCCGACGGCTACTGGACCGAAGTCTGGAACAAGCAGCCGTTCTGCACCTCCTATTGGGGCGGGCGTCCGACGCAGGATTCCATGTATTCAACCGCCTATACAAGCGACGCGGACTGGAACGACACGCGCTTCTTCAACGAGAAGTTCGACAAGATGGTCATCGCCGCGCGAGCAGAACTCGACGAAACCAAGCGCAAGCAGATGTATCGCGACATGGCGCTCATCGTGCGGGACGAGGGCGGCCTGATCCTGCCGATGTTCAACGACCTGATCGATGCGGTCAGCGACAAGGTCGGCGGCTTCGTGACCGGCAAGACCCACGAGCTATCGGACGGCTACGCCCTGGCCAAATGCTGGCTGAACGCCTGA
- the xdhA gene encoding xanthine dehydrogenase small subunit, translating to MAAVKTRNEIRFLLNGEDVALSAVAPDETLLDYLRLRRSLRGSKEGCAEGDCGACTVLVGRLAGGELVYETVNACIRFLGSVDGCHVVTVEHLRGEGGKLHPVQQAMVDFHGSQCGFCTPGFVMSLYALWMRNPEPSDAAIEKALQGNLCRCTGYEAIVRAARAISSYGKAAKDPLAIERAAVIAMLESMKDGARVEIGEGKGRLVVPANVDDFASVLEAEPKATIVAGSTDVGLWVTKFMREISPAIFIAGLDELRTISERDGVITIGAGVTYTEAFSTLAECIPALGPLFDRIGGEQVRNMGTIGGNIANGSPIGDTPPPLIALGATLSLRKGDERRTMPLEDFFIAYGRQDRQPGEFVEAVHVPVPAEGTHFAVHKITKRRDEDITAVLGAFHLTLANNGAVSDIRIAYGGMAATPKRAKAVEAALISRPWSEATVEEAVEAYDEDFTPLTDMRASAEYRMLVAKNLLRRFYLETTGTAPAQVSRHEAA from the coding sequence ATGGCCGCCGTGAAGACGCGAAACGAAATCCGCTTCTTGCTCAATGGCGAGGATGTGGCGCTTTCGGCCGTCGCGCCGGACGAGACGCTGCTCGACTATCTGCGGCTGCGCCGTAGCCTGCGCGGCAGCAAGGAAGGCTGCGCCGAAGGTGATTGCGGCGCCTGCACGGTGCTGGTCGGGCGGCTTGCCGGCGGCGAACTTGTCTATGAGACCGTCAACGCCTGCATCCGCTTCCTCGGCTCGGTCGACGGCTGCCATGTCGTCACCGTCGAGCATCTGCGCGGAGAGGGCGGCAAGTTGCATCCGGTCCAGCAGGCGATGGTCGATTTCCACGGCTCGCAGTGCGGCTTCTGCACGCCGGGCTTCGTCATGTCGCTCTACGCCCTGTGGATGCGGAATCCGGAGCCATCCGACGCTGCAATCGAGAAGGCATTGCAGGGCAATCTATGCCGCTGCACCGGCTACGAAGCGATCGTGCGGGCGGCGCGCGCCATCTCCAGCTACGGCAAGGCGGCGAAGGACCCGCTGGCGATCGAGCGCGCAGCGGTGATCGCCATGCTGGAATCGATGAAGGACGGCGCACGTGTCGAGATCGGTGAAGGCAAGGGCCGGCTGGTCGTGCCGGCGAATGTAGACGATTTCGCCAGCGTGCTGGAGGCGGAGCCGAAAGCGACCATCGTCGCCGGCTCAACCGATGTCGGGTTGTGGGTGACGAAGTTCATGCGCGAGATTTCGCCGGCTATCTTCATTGCCGGCCTGGACGAGTTACGAACGATTTCGGAGCGCGACGGCGTCATCACCATCGGCGCGGGCGTGACCTACACCGAAGCGTTTTCGACGTTGGCGGAGTGCATTCCAGCGCTAGGTCCGCTGTTCGACCGCATCGGCGGCGAGCAGGTCCGCAATATGGGAACGATCGGTGGTAACATCGCCAATGGTTCGCCGATCGGAGACACGCCGCCGCCGCTGATCGCGCTGGGTGCGACGCTGAGTTTGCGCAAGGGCGATGAGCGCAGGACGATGCCGCTTGAGGATTTTTTCATCGCCTACGGCAGGCAGGACCGGCAGCCGGGAGAATTCGTCGAGGCGGTGCACGTGCCCGTGCCGGCGGAAGGCACGCATTTCGCCGTCCACAAGATCACCAAGCGCCGCGATGAGGACATCACCGCCGTGCTCGGCGCATTCCATTTGACGCTGGCTAATAATGGCGCGGTTTCGGACATTCGCATCGCCTATGGCGGCATGGCGGCGACGCCGAAACGGGCGAAAGCGGTCGAGGCGGCGTTGATCAGCAGACCGTGGAGCGAGGCGACTGTGGAGGAAGCGGTCGAGGCCTATGACGAGGATTTCACGCCGCTGACCGATATGCGCGCTTCGGCGGAATACCGCATGCTGGTGGCGAAGAATTTGCTCAGGCGGTTTTATCTGGAAACTACCGGGACGGCGCCGGCGCAGGTCTCAAGGCACGAGGCGGCGTGA
- a CDS encoding ABC transporter permease: MGGPILKLVAQRIALGVVLLFAVSALIFAGTQILPGDVAQTILGQNATPEAVANLREELGLNDPAIIRYFRWLGGVLTGDLGTALSNGQDIATSLGGRLWNTLFLAFWAAAVSVPLAVILGLLAVRYRNGAVDKTISGLALASTSLPEFFIGYILVFIFAVKLQWFPGISTVYEGMPFADRMKAVALPATALTLVVLAHMMRMTRAAILNVMQSAYIETAELKGLAPFDIIRKHAFPNAIAPIINVVMLNLAFLIVGVVVIEVIFVYPGMGQYLVDHVSKRDVPVVQAVGLIFAAVYIGMNIVADIAAIIANPRLRHPK; the protein is encoded by the coding sequence ATGGGCGGACCCATCCTGAAACTCGTCGCCCAGCGCATCGCGCTGGGCGTCGTTCTGCTTTTCGCGGTGTCGGCGCTGATCTTCGCCGGCACCCAGATCCTGCCCGGCGACGTCGCCCAGACCATTCTGGGCCAGAACGCGACGCCCGAAGCGGTCGCCAATTTGCGCGAGGAACTCGGCCTCAACGACCCTGCCATAATCCGCTACTTCCGCTGGCTCGGCGGCGTTCTGACCGGTGATCTCGGAACCGCGCTCTCCAACGGCCAGGACATCGCCACCTCGCTCGGCGGTCGGCTCTGGAACACGCTCTTCCTCGCTTTTTGGGCCGCAGCCGTCTCTGTCCCGCTCGCCGTCATCCTGGGCCTGCTTGCGGTGCGCTACCGCAACGGCGCGGTCGACAAGACGATATCGGGCCTCGCGCTCGCCTCCACCTCGCTGCCGGAGTTCTTCATCGGCTACATCCTGGTCTTCATATTCGCGGTGAAGCTGCAATGGTTTCCGGGCATCTCGACCGTTTATGAGGGCATGCCCTTCGCCGATCGCATGAAAGCAGTGGCGCTGCCCGCAACGGCGCTGACGCTGGTCGTGCTCGCCCATATGATGCGGATGACGCGCGCCGCGATCCTCAATGTCATGCAATCGGCCTATATCGAGACGGCCGAGCTCAAGGGGCTCGCGCCTTTCGACATTATCCGCAAGCACGCCTTCCCCAATGCCATTGCGCCGATCATCAATGTGGTCATGCTGAACCTCGCCTTCCTCATCGTCGGCGTCGTCGTGATCGAGGTCATCTTCGTCTATCCCGGCATGGGGCAATATCTGGTCGACCACGTCTCCAAGCGCGACGTGCCGGTGGTGCAGGCGGTTGGGCTGATCTTCGCCGCGGTCTATATCGGCATGAACATCGTCGCCGACATCGCCGCAATCATCGCCAATCCGCGCCTGAGGCATCCGAAATGA
- the uraH gene encoding hydroxyisourate hydrolase — MSGTEGGRLTTHVLDTASGKPAAGLSVSLFRIEGEKRTLLKAVSTNSDGRCDAPLLAGAEFSPGEYELVFSAGDYLRSQGIELPEPAFLDVVPIRFGMAEHKHYHVPLLISPYGYSTYRGS; from the coding sequence ATGTCGGGAACTGAAGGCGGACGCCTGACCACCCATGTGCTCGACACCGCTTCGGGAAAGCCGGCGGCTGGCCTTTCCGTTTCGCTGTTCCGCATTGAGGGCGAGAAGCGCACGCTGCTCAAGGCCGTTTCCACCAACAGCGACGGCCGCTGCGATGCGCCGCTGCTCGCGGGCGCGGAGTTTTCGCCCGGCGAGTACGAGCTGGTGTTTTCGGCCGGAGACTATCTACGCAGTCAAGGAATTGAGCTGCCGGAACCGGCGTTCCTCGACGTTGTGCCGATCCGCTTCGGCATGGCCGAGCACAAGCACTATCATGTGCCGCTGCTCATCTCGCCCTACGGCTACTCGACCTACAGGGGGAGTTGA
- the puuE gene encoding allantoinase PuuE, whose protein sequence is MRYQRDMRGYGQNPPDPKWPGGAHVVVQFVVNYEEGGENCILHGDAASEAFLSEIVGAAPWAGMRHWNMESIYEYGARAGFWRLHRMFTEAEVPVTVYGVASALARSPDQVTAMQEAGWEIASHGLRWIDYRDHKIDDERRDLEEAIRLHTEVTGERPTGLYLGRTSVNSVRLAAAEGGFNYVSDTYDDELPYWLDHDGHGGAISPQLIIPYTLDANDMRFATPQGFNSGDQFFAYLKDSFDTLYEEGKAGRPRMMNIGLHCRLVGRPGRAAALKRFIDYVKAHDRVWLARRIDIARHWREHHPYQAPALRPSRMGREDFAEKFGGVFEHSPWVAERAFELELGPAHDSAGGLHNALCRAFRSASESERLGVLKAHPDLAGKLAAAKRLTPESTKEQASAGLDALTDSERELFSKLNSAYVAAFGFPFIIAVKGRTKDEILAAFEARIRNDRAVEFATACREVERIALLRLRDLLPL, encoded by the coding sequence ATGCGATACCAGCGAGACATGCGCGGCTACGGGCAGAACCCGCCGGACCCGAAATGGCCGGGCGGTGCGCATGTCGTCGTCCAGTTCGTCGTCAACTATGAGGAGGGCGGCGAGAACTGCATCCTCCACGGCGACGCCGCATCCGAAGCCTTCCTGTCCGAGATCGTCGGCGCCGCCCCTTGGGCCGGCATGCGCCACTGGAACATGGAATCGATCTACGAATACGGCGCTCGCGCCGGCTTCTGGCGGCTGCACCGCATGTTCACCGAGGCCGAAGTGCCAGTAACGGTTTACGGCGTGGCAAGCGCGCTCGCGCGTTCGCCCGACCAGGTAACGGCCATGCAGGAGGCCGGCTGGGAAATCGCCTCGCACGGACTGCGCTGGATCGACTATCGCGACCACAAGATCGACGACGAGCGCCGCGACCTGGAGGAGGCGATCCGCCTCCATACGGAAGTCACGGGCGAGCGTCCCACCGGTCTCTATCTCGGCCGCACCTCAGTCAATTCGGTGCGTCTGGCCGCCGCCGAGGGTGGTTTCAACTACGTATCCGACACATATGACGACGAGCTTCCCTATTGGCTCGACCACGACGGCCATGGCGGCGCGATATCGCCGCAGCTCATCATCCCTTACACGCTCGATGCCAACGACATGCGCTTTGCCACGCCGCAGGGCTTCAACTCGGGTGACCAGTTTTTTGCCTACCTCAAGGACAGTTTCGACACGCTCTATGAAGAAGGTAAGGCGGGCCGGCCGCGCATGATGAATATCGGCCTGCACTGCCGGCTCGTCGGCCGCCCCGGCCGGGCTGCGGCGCTAAAGCGCTTCATCGATTACGTGAAAGCCCACGACCGGGTTTGGCTGGCGCGGCGCATCGACATCGCCCGCCACTGGCGCGAGCATCATCCTTACCAGGCCCCTGCGCTGCGTCCCTCGCGGATGGGCAGGGAAGATTTCGCCGAAAAATTCGGCGGCGTCTTCGAGCATTCCCCCTGGGTCGCCGAGCGCGCTTTCGAACTGGAGCTTGGCCCCGCGCATGACAGCGCCGGCGGCCTGCACAACGCGCTCTGCCGCGCCTTCCGGTCAGCAAGCGAGAGCGAGCGGCTCGGCGTTCTGAAGGCCCACCCCGACTTGGCCGGCAAGTTGGCGGCCGCAAAAAGGCTGACGCCCGAATCGACGAAGGAGCAGGCCTCCGCCGGCCTCGACGCGCTGACCGACAGCGAGCGCGAGCTGTTCTCGAAGCTCAATTCCGCCTATGTCGCCGCGTTTGGTTTCCCCTTCATCATCGCCGTCAAGGGAAGGACCAAGGACGAGATCCTGGCGGCTTTCGAAGCGCGCATCCGCAATGATCGCGCCGTTGAATTCGCAACCGCATGCAGGGAGGTGGAGCGCATCGCGCTTCTGCGCCTCCGCGATTTGTTGCCCCTCTGA
- a CDS encoding CocE/NonD family hydrolase produces the protein MKTITTFPRKIVEFPDMGIVMPDGCRLSARVWMPEDAAENPVPAILEHLPYRKRDGTTARDNLTHAYFAGHGYACIRVDMRGNGDSEGLMEDEYTEQELQDACDVIAWAASQPWCSGKAGMMGISWGGFNALQVAAKEPPALKAIITLCSTDDRYADDIHYKGGLLLNENQGWGATMLAYSSRPPDPALVGDKWREMWLDRLDNEPFLPAVWLRHQNRDAYWKRGSVCENFSAIKAATLAIGGWGDAYKNAVARLVQGIEAPAKGIIGPWIHKYPHFAVPNPAIGFLQEALRWWDRWLKGVATGVESDPALRLYLMDSAPPRDWYEERPGRWIAEQNWPSPNITARRMHLGADGVLSESTGALPATPVSTPQDCGMAGGEYCAIWLGPELPGDQRVDDEKSICFDTAPLAEHTDIVGAPVLRLRLSADRPRAMVAIRLCDVQPDGASTRITYGVLNLCHRNGHEFPKDIVPGDAMDIALRLDDIAYSIKPGHRLRVAVSSTYWPLVWPSPEKVTLTVHEGVLELPVRPSGAGNEVSFEEPEAAAPWQTETLRQSSNSRIVERDPATGKVSLNIVDDFGEKRDNDHGLVTGGIARETWTIDPDDPLSAHGQTHWTESLSRNEWSVRTETFTSMRSDAENFHLTGRIEAYEGAKLVFERDFEEKIRRGHI, from the coding sequence ATGAAGACCATCACTACCTTTCCCCGCAAAATCGTCGAATTTCCCGACATGGGCATCGTCATGCCGGACGGCTGCCGGCTATCGGCGCGGGTGTGGATGCCGGAGGACGCCGCCGAAAACCCGGTTCCGGCAATTCTCGAGCATCTGCCTTACCGCAAGCGCGACGGCACCACGGCGCGGGATAATCTGACGCACGCCTATTTCGCCGGCCACGGCTATGCCTGCATCCGCGTTGACATGCGCGGCAATGGCGACTCCGAAGGCCTGATGGAGGACGAATACACTGAGCAGGAATTGCAGGATGCCTGCGACGTGATCGCCTGGGCGGCTTCGCAACCCTGGTGTTCCGGCAAGGCTGGCATGATGGGCATCTCCTGGGGTGGATTCAACGCGCTTCAGGTCGCCGCCAAAGAGCCGCCGGCGCTGAAAGCGATCATCACGCTGTGCTCGACCGACGACCGCTATGCCGACGACATCCACTACAAGGGAGGCCTGCTGCTCAACGAGAACCAGGGCTGGGGCGCGACCATGCTCGCCTATTCGTCGCGGCCGCCGGACCCGGCGCTGGTCGGCGACAAATGGCGGGAAATGTGGCTCGACCGGCTGGACAACGAGCCGTTCCTGCCGGCAGTCTGGCTGAGGCACCAGAACCGCGACGCCTACTGGAAGCGCGGCTCCGTCTGCGAGAATTTCTCCGCGATCAAGGCAGCAACGCTCGCAATCGGCGGATGGGGCGACGCCTACAAGAATGCGGTCGCGCGTCTCGTTCAGGGCATCGAAGCCCCAGCCAAGGGCATAATCGGACCGTGGATTCACAAATATCCTCACTTCGCGGTGCCAAATCCGGCCATCGGCTTTCTCCAGGAGGCGTTGCGATGGTGGGACCGCTGGCTGAAGGGCGTCGCGACCGGTGTAGAGAGCGACCCGGCGTTGCGGCTCTATCTGATGGATTCGGCGCCGCCGCGAGACTGGTATGAGGAGCGCCCGGGCCGCTGGATCGCCGAGCAAAACTGGCCTTCGCCCAACATCACTGCGCGCCGGATGCATCTCGGTGCAGACGGCGTACTCTCCGAAAGTACCGGTGCGCTGCCGGCTACCCCAGTATCCACACCGCAGGATTGCGGCATGGCCGGCGGCGAATACTGCGCCATCTGGCTCGGGCCTGAACTGCCGGGCGACCAGCGCGTCGACGACGAGAAGTCCATCTGTTTCGACACCGCTCCGCTCGCCGAGCATACCGACATCGTCGGCGCGCCGGTGCTTCGCCTTAGACTGTCCGCCGACCGCCCGCGCGCTATGGTGGCGATCAGGCTTTGCGACGTGCAGCCCGACGGCGCCTCGACGCGCATCACTTACGGCGTCCTCAATCTCTGCCATCGCAACGGCCACGAATTTCCGAAGGACATCGTTCCCGGTGACGCGATGGACATCGCACTCAGGCTGGACGACATCGCCTATTCGATCAAACCGGGCCACCGTCTGCGGGTGGCTGTCTCGTCGACCTACTGGCCACTGGTGTGGCCGTCGCCGGAAAAGGTCACGCTGACCGTGCATGAAGGTGTGCTGGAACTGCCGGTCCGACCGTCGGGCGCCGGCAACGAGGTCTCGTTCGAGGAGCCCGAGGCGGCCGCTCCCTGGCAGACCGAAACGTTGCGGCAAAGCTCCAACAGCCGCATCGTTGAACGTGATCCCGCCACCGGAAAGGTCTCGTTGAATATCGTCGATGATTTTGGTGAGAAGCGCGACAACGACCATGGCCTGGTCACCGGCGGGATCGCCCGTGAAACCTGGACCATCGATCCTGACGATCCGCTTTCCGCCCATGGCCAAACGCATTGGACGGAGAGCTTGTCGCGAAATGAATGGTCGGTCAGGACCGAAACATTCACCTCCATGCGCTCCGACGCGGAGAATTTCCATCTTACCGGGCGAATCGAAGCCTATGAGGGGGCAAAACTGGTGTTCGAGCGCGATTTCGAGGAGAAAATCCGCCGCGGCCACATCTGA
- a CDS encoding ABC transporter permease, whose product MTAAALQSIRRIPIGALIGLILTATFLFIAIFAQWIAPYGLGEIVGGVWEPMSEKFWLGTDNLGRDLLSRMIYGGQTTILIAALATALSFSLGSVLGFTAAVVGGWFDTLMSRFVDLLMSIPTLIFGLVVLSVLPTTLVTLILVMGILDSTRVYRLSRAVAVDINVMDFVEAAKLRGEGTRWIIFREILPNALSPLVAELGLRFIFAVLFLSALSFLGLGVQPPAADWGGMVKENKEGIVFGIPAALIPAAAIAALAISVNLVADWILNRTSDLKGGRGNG is encoded by the coding sequence ATGACCGCCGCCGCGCTTCAATCCATCCGCCGCATCCCGATCGGCGCGCTGATCGGCCTGATCCTGACCGCGACATTCCTGTTCATCGCCATCTTCGCGCAATGGATCGCACCCTACGGCCTCGGCGAGATCGTCGGCGGCGTCTGGGAGCCGATGTCGGAAAAATTCTGGCTCGGAACCGACAATCTCGGCCGCGATCTCCTGTCGCGCATGATCTATGGCGGCCAGACCACGATCCTGATCGCCGCGCTGGCAACGGCTTTGTCCTTCTCCCTCGGCTCCGTGCTCGGCTTCACGGCGGCCGTCGTCGGCGGCTGGTTCGACACCCTGATGTCGCGCTTCGTCGACCTCCTGATGTCGATCCCGACGCTGATCTTCGGTCTGGTCGTGCTCTCGGTGCTCCCCACCACCCTGGTCACGCTGATCCTTGTCATGGGCATCCTCGATTCCACCCGCGTCTATCGCCTCTCGCGCGCGGTCGCCGTTGACATCAACGTCATGGACTTCGTCGAGGCGGCCAAACTGCGCGGCGAGGGAACGCGCTGGATCATCTTCCGCGAGATCCTGCCCAACGCGCTTTCGCCGCTGGTAGCCGAACTCGGGCTGCGCTTCATCTTTGCCGTGCTCTTTCTCTCCGCCCTTTCCTTCCTCGGCCTCGGCGTTCAGCCGCCCGCCGCGGACTGGGGCGGCATGGTCAAGGAAAACAAGGAAGGCATCGTCTTCGGCATTCCGGCGGCGCTCATCCCGGCCGCGGCGATTGCCGCACTCGCTATCTCGGTCAATCTCGTCGCCGACTGGATCCTGAACCGAACCTCGGACCTGAAGGGAGGGCGCGGCAATGGCTGA
- a CDS encoding ureidoglycolate lyase, with amino-acid sequence MKKILAEPLTREAFAEFGDVLDMEGENHYPINGGRAERYHDLARVEAEGPNARVLISIVKSTHYAFPLRLTMVERHPFGSQAFMPLAPRPFVVVVCHDGENGPGTPHAFVTEPGQGVNYHSNTWHGVLTPINEPQEFLVVDRGGDGSNLEEFFFDEPWEVHLPGMTL; translated from the coding sequence GTGAAGAAAATCCTTGCAGAACCGCTGACCCGAGAGGCTTTCGCCGAGTTCGGCGACGTTCTCGATATGGAAGGCGAAAACCACTACCCGATCAATGGCGGCAGGGCCGAACGCTATCACGACCTCGCCAGGGTGGAGGCGGAAGGGCCGAACGCGCGCGTGCTGATCTCGATCGTCAAGAGCACGCATTATGCCTTTCCGCTGCGGCTCACCATGGTCGAGCGTCACCCCTTCGGCAGCCAGGCGTTCATGCCGCTCGCTCCCAGGCCGTTCGTCGTCGTGGTCTGCCATGACGGCGAAAACGGGCCAGGCACGCCGCACGCCTTCGTCACCGAGCCGGGACAGGGCGTCAATTATCACAGCAACACCTGGCACGGCGTGCTCACGCCGATCAACGAGCCGCAGGAGTTCCTGGTCGTCGACCGCGGCGGCGACGGCTCTAACCTGGAAGAATTCTTTTTCGACGAGCCTTGGGAAGTTCACTTGCCCGGAATGACGCTTTGA
- a CDS encoding nucleoside deaminase → MSDVTLIDRLLDVIEHEIVPKTAQGVAHGNKLFGAAILRKDDRSLVLAETNNEIENPLWHGEIHALKRFYEMPREERPDTKDCIFLATHEPCSLCLSAITWTGYDNFYYLFSHEDSRDSFAIPHDLKILKEVFTLDPGGYNAENAYWKSYSIRKLVRTLPEADRARLEARVAKIYARYDALSAEYQNSKVDNDIPLN, encoded by the coding sequence TTGAGCGACGTGACCCTCATCGATCGGCTGCTCGACGTAATCGAGCACGAGATCGTGCCGAAGACGGCGCAAGGCGTGGCGCACGGCAACAAGCTGTTCGGCGCGGCGATCCTTAGAAAGGACGACCGCTCGCTGGTGCTCGCCGAGACCAACAACGAGATCGAGAACCCGCTCTGGCACGGCGAAATCCACGCGCTGAAACGCTTCTACGAGATGCCTCGTGAAGAACGGCCGGACACGAAGGACTGCATTTTTCTCGCCACCCACGAGCCCTGCTCGCTCTGCCTGTCGGCGATCACATGGACCGGCTACGACAATTTCTACTACCTGTTCAGTCATGAGGATTCGCGCGACTCGTTTGCCATCCCGCACGATTTGAAGATCCTGAAAGAGGTCTTCACCCTCGATCCCGGCGGCTACAACGCCGAGAACGCCTATTGGAAAAGTTATTCCATCCGTAAGTTGGTGCGCACGCTGCCCGAAGCTGACCGGGCCAGGCTGGAAGCGCGTGTCGCAAAAATCTATGCGCGCTACGACGCTCTTTCGGCCGAATACCAGAACAGCAAGGTCGACAACGACATCCCGCTGAATTGA
- a CDS encoding bifunctional allantoicase/(S)-ureidoglycine aminohydrolase, which yields MTGRTYYAPHGGLPPQTDLLTGRAVFTEAYAVIPKGVMSDIVTSCLPFWEDTRAWVLSRPLSGFAETFSQYIMEVGPGGGSDRPEPDSAAEAVLFVVEGEIAVTVEGRKQVMSPGGFAFIPPASRWTVRNEGWKAVRFHWIRKAYDFVEGIDIPEAFFADEAEIAPTPMPGTDGKWATTRFVDPADMRHDMHVTIVTFEPGAVIPFAETHVMEHGLYVLEGKAVYRLNQDWVEVEAGDYMWLRAFCPQACYAGGPGKFRYLLYKDVNRHMKLGASSAAKRFG from the coding sequence ATGACCGGCCGCACCTACTACGCGCCCCATGGCGGCCTGCCGCCGCAGACGGATCTCCTCACCGGCCGCGCCGTGTTTACCGAGGCCTATGCCGTCATCCCGAAAGGCGTGATGAGCGATATCGTGACCAGTTGCCTGCCCTTCTGGGAGGACACCAGGGCGTGGGTGCTGTCGCGTCCCTTGTCCGGCTTCGCCGAGACTTTTTCGCAATACATCATGGAAGTCGGCCCGGGCGGCGGCAGCGACCGGCCGGAGCCCGACAGCGCCGCGGAAGCAGTACTTTTCGTCGTGGAAGGCGAGATCGCCGTCACTGTCGAAGGCCGGAAGCAGGTAATGAGCCCCGGCGGCTTTGCCTTCATCCCGCCTGCGAGCCGGTGGACCGTCCGCAACGAAGGCTGGAAGGCCGTGCGTTTCCACTGGATCCGCAAGGCCTACGACTTCGTCGAAGGCATCGACATCCCCGAAGCCTTCTTCGCCGACGAGGCGGAAATCGCGCCGACTCCCATGCCGGGCACCGACGGCAAATGGGCGACCACGCGTTTCGTCGACCCGGCTGACATGCGCCACGACATGCATGTCACCATCGTCACCTTCGAACCAGGCGCGGTGATCCCGTTTGCAGAGACGCATGTGATGGAGCACGGCCTCTATGTGCTGGAGGGCAAGGCGGTCTACCGCCTCAACCAGGACTGGGTCGAGGTGGAGGCCGGCGACTATATGTGGCTGCGCGCCTTCTGCCCGCAGGCCTGCTACGCTGGCGGCCCCGGCAAATTCCGCTATCTCCTCTACAAGGACGTCAACCGGCACATGAAGCTCGGCGCATCTTCCGCCGCGAAACGCTTCGGATAG